Proteins from a single region of Gossypium arboreum isolate Shixiya-1 chromosome 1, ASM2569848v2, whole genome shotgun sequence:
- the LOC108467899 gene encoding uncharacterized protein LOC108467899, with protein sequence MSLDGFPPFISAQLHYLINHFPDKIKVEQVLSGGKTYTGGLDRFTLLIPYCLDYIKWDIIYNAEFPLAPPDIIFGPEDEDFHPLHMTGRVGEGDLKFWNILSDWNYKDPTRLLALIQELRDRYMAYQKKRVGEVDDDRLTFEISTICSREGIEMQISSGAEKPEEVKFAVPLMDMNINKMVHGCPWRHPQKIYLQVIYPVGKKYASTPSAPRLKLMSTTELRALFTIEDVKLPSWLDGMCMAEYLPHLEESLQKQVLEAVSLIDIRRHFIEALAPLFGRPLEADPVFCRKATFLASSGSFVFLVHFHISTLFPKQQPALMFQSSQHISPQGIPKKSPLLAEYPWSPRWEASQMAERIFDFLADESLNFKRFCNESQPQH encoded by the exons ATGTCTCTCGATGGCTTCCCTCCATTCATTTCAGCTCAGCTCCATTATCTCATCAATCACTTTCCCGACAAAATCAAG GTTGAGCAAGTGTTGTCTGGTGGAAAAACCTACACCGGGGGCCTAGATCGATTTACATTGCTTATTCCATATTGCTTAGACTATATTAAAT GGGATATTATATACAATGCGGAGTTCCCATTGGCTCCACCGGATATAATATTTGGACCTGAAGATGAAGATTTTCACCCATTACACATGACTGGCCGTGTAGGAGAGGGGGACTTGAAGTTTTGGAACATTTTGTCTGATTGGAACTATAAAGACCCGACAAGGCTACTAGCTTTAATTCAGGAATTGAG GGACCGGTATATGGCCTACCAGAAGAAACGTGTTGGAGAAGTGGATGATGATAGGTTGACATTTGAGATTAGCACTATTTGTTCACGAGAG GGAATTGAGATGCAAATTAGTTCAGGTGCTGAAAAG CCAGAAGAAGTCAAATTTGCTGTGCCTCTAATGGATATGAACATAAACAAAATGGTGCATGGGTGCCCCTGGAGACATCCACAAAAGATATACTTACAG GTAATATATCCCGTTGGAAAAAAGTATGCATCTACTCCTTCAGCACCTCGTCTGAAATTGATGTCAACTACTGAGCTGAGAGCTCTGTTTACAATCGAGGATGTCAAGCTTCCTTCATGGTTGGATGGAAT GTGCATGGCTGAATATCTTCCTCATCTAGAAGAATCTCTTCAGAAACAG GTCCTGGAAGCTGTTTCATTAATTGACATAAGAAGACACTTCATAGAGGCATTAGCCCCATTGTTTGGAAGACCTTTGGAAGCTGATCCG GTCTTTTGCAGAAAGGCAACATTTCTTGCTTCCTCTGGATCCTTTGTTTTCCTG GTGCACTTCCATATTTCAACTCTGTTTCCTAAGCAGCAGCCAGCTCTGATGTTCCAAAGTTCTCAG CATATATCGCCACAAGGAATACCGAAAAAGTCACCTCTTCTAGCAGAATATCCATGGAGTCCGAGATGGGAAGCATCACAAATGGCAGAGCGGATATT CGATTTCTTGGCGGATGAGTCTCTGAACTTCAAACGGTTCTGTAATGAGTCTCAACCTCAACACTAG